The following is a genomic window from Kogia breviceps isolate mKogBre1 chromosome 4, mKogBre1 haplotype 1, whole genome shotgun sequence.
TCCTGCACGCGGGGCCTGGAGTGTGCGGGCtactgtagttgtggcgcacgggcttagctgctacacagcatgtgggaccttcacagatcagggctcgaacccgtgtcccctgcattggcaggcagattcttaaccactgcgccacgagggaagtccctccagccCTTTTCTCTACAACCAGCTCTTGTGTAGCTATGGGGAAGGAGTAGTGAGCTAGGGCTTATTGTCTTTGTGGTCTTTTAATCACAGGTCATTGAAAGGATTAAAATTAAAGAGGTAGTTTTATTTAAACCAATGTAGAGATCACTCTTCTTTTGCACGTGATTATGGGAAACAAAGATTGCTCAACACCAAATACATCATACAGCTTCTCCTGCCATTCCTCTTGCTTGCTACATTCAACACACACTCAGATCCTCACTGCTGCTGGCAAGGGACTTACCTTGAAAGGAAAGTTGGACCTAACAGCAAGGGTAATTCTACACACATTTTTACATCTGGCATATTTCACCATACCTTGTAAACTGGCTCTTTCCTGAAACACTCTTGGACATACCTGACCTTTTGATTCACAAGGCCCACCCTTGACCAGGCTTTACAAAACCTAACTACTAGTCCTTGCCCCTGCCCTGAAGGCTGTTTGATCTACTGGAAAAACCTAAACCATAATAGACCATGGAATCTCCTTACAGCTCAGAAGACATGCTAAGCCTTGAAGCAGAAGTGCTCAACAGACTCTGGCATTTCCAAAAGCTTTAATTAGACCTTTCACTTTGGTCTTTCTAGCGTCTGCAGAGCAAGCACTCTTAACTTCCTTTTCTATCACAATTCTGGTCTTTGACTTCCACCAATGGGCAACAGACTGGATGGTGGCCATAACCTACCACTACACTAATAAGTCAGCTAAGAACGTCTCTggcagaccagtggttaagactgcactttcAATGCAGGCGGTGCggattcaatccctagttggcgaactaagattccacatgccgctcagtgcagcaaaaaaaaaaaaaaaagtctgctaaATCATCTCTTGGAAGAACGTACCTGGTATTGTCCATTAAAGCCTAAATGGACTTTCCCAAAGACAATATCTGGATGGCTGAGGCTATATGAAGAGACTCCTAAGGGGGCTAAGTATTCATATGAAGTGGTCTGCTCCATTAGCAGCATTTTAGGCAGAGAAAACTTAACAGACCACCCACTTATCCCAAACCTGTTGAGGATACAAACTACTTACAATTAAATTTCAGCCATGAAAATCTGTGTTTTgcctgaagaaaaaataaaaacaacaaatgaaaaaatgaaacaaaaataaccaaaacacAACTACAGACTTTTTTTCAGCATTCAATCACTAGCTATAACCTCCTCCCTTTTCAATTCCTGGGAGAGGAATTCTCATCCAGGTATGACAGGAACCTTGAATCTGGGGTTTATCATCCAGTCCACTTACTCTTAGTTATCAATCATCTTTGTATGTTCAACTTTCAAACAAATTTGTACATTATAAATATCCATAATCCATTTTCCTTCCCTCAAATTTATATACCAGCTGATAAGTGAACACTGTAACCTATTTACTGGATAGCACTAGGACTTCAAGCCAACACTACTATTTCTGCAACATTCTACTTGTCTACATGGCAGTAACCTGTgcaattaattaaatatatataataagaaaCAGGAATATAATGTACTTATAGCCCTAAGACATAAGGCttaaactataattgaaacaaataTGGAGAACATTAGGTGTGTCCTAAATAATACATCTACGACCTGCATAACGTTATTCAACAGAATATATAACTGTGAAGGGGAAAAAACCTAACTTAAAAAAGTTcatattccctggtggtccggagGTTAGGactcgggttcaatccttggtcgggaattaagatcccacaagctacaaGGTGCTCCCCCCatctccccgccccccacaaaAAGTTCATAAAAGCTAGAAATATGTCAAAGAACATGCGAGAACAGATTAAGGCTTTAATGAAAGTTTTAGCTCATGGGAACAGAATCTACCTCATAACAAATAAGCCTATTATTAAACTTTAAGGTCCATTTCTAGTGACACATTACAGTTGAAAGTAAGGGACTACTTATTATACAGGACAGGTAAAAGTcactactgaaagaaaataatcacatGGTATATTTTAATTGTTCACTAAAACCCACAACAACCATCAATTAGCACAaaattcaatattcttaaatttgtagTTGGGAAACTGAGCAGCAGTTCTTAAATCtagatgtaaattaaaaccacttgGGAAACTTAAAAATACTTACGCCTGGGCCTTCCTCCAAATAATTTAAATCATAACCGCTGTGGGCATCAACGTTAAgaaccacagtaaaaaaaaatcctttccctATTAAGCTAAAGCTAGGTCTTTCTGAAAAATTATCCAATACTGACACACTACACTTCTATTTAAAACACACCTACTGCAACCAAGAAAAGGAAGTCATCTATGTTTGCTAAGGATATTCAACCTAAGAAATGAGCACATCATTTTATCAATTCATTTTACCCTTACAAAATTCAGTTCCAAAGCAAATTTCTCCAAGTCCTCAGTCTAGAACACtcaaaaacattcacatttttgAACAAGCTTTGTAAAactgaaaattctattttaatctgTTACTAATTGAGAAATCATAAACAgcaattacatatttttaaaggaaattactATACTTACCAatgcactttcttttttaaaaaaatttttttattgaagtatagttgatttacaatgttacaccaatgcattttctttacccatttcaTAATCAGGTAGGTTAATAACACTTTCTAGTTTAGATGGCCAAAGTCCTATCATTCTCTACAATTAGCCAATTCGTTAAAACCCTGGTAATCATTCTAAACCCAAGCCAGTGTGGCCAcaagccccccccctttttttttggccgtgccacacggcatgcattatcttacttccccaaccagggactgaacccctaccccctgcagtggcagttcggcgtcttaaccactggaccaccagggaagtccccacaagcCCTTTTCTGTTAACCACAAGGTCTACTTTAGAAAGGTTGTACCTGGATGACAATAACACATTACAAGATACTCGTTCTTTTGGAGTCAATTTTGATCACAGGACCTGAAAAATAACTGCTTGGTATCTATTAATAGATCAGATGGAAACTGGATTATGTACTGCACATTAATAAACTATTTGTTCAGTcagaaagaaaacacataaaatgacaaaacaaaagagagacagagtgatGTATTTCTTATGAAAGcataaaagattaaaatgaaagggagaaatgCGGAAAAACTAAGGGCTTCTGGACAATCAACTCCACGAGCTACCAAAAAAATAGAGAGTGgaccacttaaaaaatatatatattgtgtatgtATTTTCTTCAAGCATCttagaaagagaaatgcaaaaattTCCTCATCAGTTCCAAATTCAACACAGTACAAAGCAAAGAAACTTTTATTACTATACCCACACAATTAATGATTAAGTGTCTTGAAGTTTACCCTGGTAGCTTAAGACAATCAAGTATTAGTTTCCATAGAAAACCTGTTTTAACTTCCTAATCCTAGTCAAAGGataaaagggaggggaaaaacTCAGTATGTGCTTATCACCGCCACTTCATTTCAAATGCCATTTTTGTCCTTGGGTGAATGTACATAACACTAAGCCATGATCTAGCAACAGTTTTCTATTTGGTTTAACTAGTATCATTTAAAGAGCATAATACAGGATAATGCTTTAACAGCTATATCTTATCGGAGACAAATTTAAGATCACGTGACAAGTAATGCACAAATATTCGTTAAGAACTTACCACTCTGTCAATCATCTTAAAGCGTCCACGTAACATACATAGCAATATTTATAACCAGAAACTGCAGTGACTGATAAGTAGATACATTATTTAGTTTGTTAACCTCTACCTGAAAACAtgcttttttcattaaaaaacaaaacccgaaAAACATAAATCTCGATTTATATGGTTTTACAATCAGGTCTTACTGAAGCAGCACagacttcatttcctttcttgcAGATAATATGCAGGAAGAAGAACCCACAAAGAGCATGCTGGCAATCTGACATACTGTACTACAAATAAGTCCTGAAATTCATTTGAAGAATGTCAAGGAGTTACGAGAGAGATTATGTAGTggccttgatttttatttttctttacctagAATTctacaaattctaaaatttatcaaTTGATGTATCTTTTAAATAAACAGCACCAGTCTTGCCCATTGatacaattaaaatttaactttctCAGTTCTTAGTTCACAAGTTTATTATGAAAAACACTGCAGTGCTCTTGTGCAGTAACATCGTCTtacaggagggaggaaaaaaaaaaaaacagttctgttCAAAACAACTCACCAGGATCTGACAGTAACAAAGAACAACATGAGGCTGAGATTTGAGAAGGGGAAATAAACTGAGTGCAGACAAATCATACAATTAAATTAAACAGTATccctgaaaataaacaaaacgaTTTCAAAACTCACAAGTAGAGGGGAGGCCTTggtacttaattttaaaaatgttcattaagCTCCAATGATTGTTTGCTGCTATTCTTATCTACAGTCATGCTGAGTAAAGCTATAGCTAAATGGAAGTTAAATTGTATTCACGAGGTGTTAATGTTTACATCTTATTATCTGCAGTCTCTCAGAGAAAGCAAAGTAACTACAAATAGCGCTATGCCAGAAACTGGTTTCTTGACCAACAATGTCGCTTCAGCATGCAATGAACTGGTTCATTCTAAAGTGGTCATGGCTGTTGATGACAAGAGGCTTTGTATTTTTATATGGCACATCTTTTTGGTCCGTGTGAAAACAAGTTTTTTTGAATGTTAACTATTCTCTGACACTTTGTGGAGTTACTGTTGCTCTTCCCATTTCCATTAGGTCAATATATGGTTCATGGCAATACTGtacaagtttaaaattttgttacaGGAAGTAGTCTGGGGTACGACGAGTAACATGTGGCTCGCCTCTGCGAGGTGCTGGGTCAAACTGCAAGCTGAAAAACAAGACATATTTGTTGTTTATACTCCAAGACATCAATGAACTGACAATTAAAATCAAGAATATTAGTCTTTGactttacacatttttttaatagtttgtttttttaaaacctgaagtataattgacttacagtaCTGTTTTAGTTCCAGATGTACAACACAGTGTTTTGAAATTTCTAGACATTAATTACAATATGATCtagataagtctagttaccacctGTGACCatagttattacaatattactatattccccatgttgtacatttCATCCCAGATTTTTATACATTTCCCCCCCATCCAATAACTTAATGGAAGAGAACCCTAATCATGCATTTAATAAGGGTCTTCTAGCTGCACGTCTCCTCAAAGAACCAAGGCAACTTCAGCTAGAGAGGATATGCTTCTGTATATTTGTAGTTCCTTCTAAGACCATTTGAAAGAAGGAttctactaaataaataaatcaagtttAAAGAGCCTAAGGTACTGTTATCTATTATCTCATCCTCAGGATATATTTTATTAACTCTACAATAAAAACATGGATTTAAAAGTTAAAACCCTAATAATTCATATTAGGATCTAGGTTTCTGTTGATGTGTTTCAAAGGAAACTTAAAAAATCCGATTGGAATCTGGATTTACATGAGCTCTTGAACTGTTAAACTTTCCATTAAAACTAACATATTCAAGTAATGGTCACCAACGACTCAAGTGTAAATACTTACAAAGAGTATTTTAGAGTATCATCAAGTTCCATGATTGCAGCTTGGTTACCGCAACGATAACAATAGTTTGGAGCACTGAAAATCGTTACTACATTTCGGTCATGGCACCAGTTATATCCCTacaaggaaaagaacagaaaaaaatccccTATTTTACTCGCTTATTTATACAACTAAATGTGACTTCtctcaagagggaaaaaaaaggtctcCCCTTCTGCCCAAAAggcttttttaaaagtattgctTTGTTTCTGGACGATTTAATAATTTTCTGTACtccacacaactttttttttttttctttttgctgtgctgtgcagcttgtgggatctcagatCTCAGTTCGccaaccagggaatgaacccaggcTATGGCAGTAaaagcaccgaatcctaaccactagaccaccagggaactccttctgcccaacttttaaaaataaataaataaataaatacatgtatttattttttcccaaaagtACAAAAGTAGtctactataaaaagaaaatctctaaaaGAATTCACCAATCAGAAAAGGTACGCTACTTTTTATATATCCGACTTTCGATAAATAACAGCATTTCTTCAGCCTCTCTTATTGCAGTAGCCCTAAACATGATACAAGAATGAGTATATGGCCATTCCTTATAGAGGCAGATACATACTCCTGGAGACCAGAACCTTATTAATTCTGTCCTCAGTCAGTACAGGCATTACCTGTACTGCCCAAGGTATAAAGGAGAGGTGCCTCTAGGAACTCCAGCCTCATTCTCTCAAAGCCCATCTGAATGCATGAGTTACTATTCAAGTATTGTTCACAAATTTCTTTCCCTATCTCTAGCAAAGTCAGACTTTATTGATAATCACAATATAGTTGTATTAGTATTAATCTAAATAGGACCCTAATTTTATAAGTATGCTAATCAATGTTCTATGCTAAGAATTTAGCCCATTTCTCTTTAGCTTGTTCTTTCAAATCACCTGTAATCTTATCATCCAAAGGACCACTtaaacattttggtgtatttcttCCCAAACTCTCTTCCACACATACACATgttaaatacatgaaataaaactgagaccataaatattatttttcactctCCCCCATCTTACTTTCCCAGCCTTAAATACCAAGCACTACTCAGTCATTAAGAATTCTCTGAAAACATTTTACCTATGAATTTCATTTGGATCaaagtttgaaattttaattctAGTGTGCATCTACTGAAAAGGCTCAGGCTATAATGGCAAATTCATCAGAATACATGGCATGTTCTCACTAtatcatataatttaaaatttcctaagATCTTCCTTCATTAAGTTTACTTAAAAAGCAGATCAGTCAAAGAACAGAACATACCTCCATCACCAGCTGATGAGCTCTAGACACCAACGTGAGGCCATTGGCATGATTAAATGTCTCAGAAATATCTTGCCCAAAGGTGTAACCAGCTCCTCGAGGAGATATACCCCAACCTCCACGGTCATCTGGATCTGACCATAGCAAGTCACACATTGGACCCTAAAATGCAAGCTATATTTTAGATTGCCTTTTGCAAAATTGGTTAATATGTGATCTGAGTAATTCACCAGAAGCAGCACCCTACTAAGTCACTTTCTGAATGGTGTTTGTTGGAAATGGTAAAAGGTTTTGCAGAtagtcaaataaataaactatttccAGATGTCTTTAAGAGGCAGAGCCTACATCAATGAGTCCCAATAGCAACAAGCCCTAATTAATTAATCTGCCTAGTGTATGCAAATTTCAATGTTAGGTAGCAGAGTTTAGTAACTAAGGCAGAAGCTCTTAAGACAACCAACACCTAGGTCCTAAACCCAGTCCCAGAGCTGTTGTGATCTTGGTAGGTTTCTTAACTTTAGCTTCTGAAGAATGGGGTCAACAAGAGTGCTCATACCACATGATCATTTTTGAGAATTAAACAAGAAAACACATACAATGAACTAAGTTACaattaaatatttcctctctctaaaaagttttttgaaaagaaaagattttattaCCAAAAATAAGGTCAATACCTCATGGGGAACTTCTTGTAGGCGATCAAGTGCTCTGATGTGATCCAGTGTATCTATGGATGGTGAGAGGCCACCATGTAGACAGAAGATCTGAAAAGAGTGGTTTATAACATTACcctcatttaaaataaactacaaacatTCTGGACTAAGCTGCAGGCTTAGTCACATCACTCGGCCCTGTTGGTATTTCTTCTGTGTTCTGCCAGAACCAGGCTTATTTCTGTAGATCTTTCTTTCTTGCCTCCCACTCTAACTGGAATACACTCCCTTTCTTCCTGATAAACCATCCCTACTGCACCCAAACCCCAATCAGCTCTTCTAAGAAAACATTTCTCTGACCTTAACCTCATCACAGACAATTATCTTCCTTCTCACAGAATTTTCTTACAGTTTCTTCTGTGCACTGCTCTACTGGGACCAGTAAATAGCTAATTACATTTCCCTGACATGTCCAGAAACAGCCCAAGAGGACGGGCTACATCTTCCATCCCCCTGTGGTCCCAACATAGTTCAGTGCCCCTCACAAAGAAGGCAGTTCAAAGAAAAACCCCAAAGGGATGTGAGGATGGAAAAATAAGTTACTGGCACCTAAATGTAAGAAAGCAGATTCTTGAAAATAATTGGCAATGTAAGTTTTAAGAAGACCTACATACCTGCCCATCCACCAAGGCAGTGAGAGGAAGATAGtcaaaaagatctgtaaaatatttccaaacatttgcatttccatacttCCGTAAACACTCATCATAGAAACCATATACTTGTGTGATCTGTCTGCTCTCATGATTTCCTCGAAGAATGGTGATGCGTTCACGGTAACGAACCTGAAACAACAAAGTTGAAAACAACATGAACAGCTGGCTCCTTCAAATACCAAATAAAAATCCAGCAAACATTCTACAGGGAAATACAAAATTCCAACTTTGCTGGAAAAAACATCCCACACCCCCACATCACACAAAAGTGAAATCACACCTACAGATAGATCATTTATCCCATGGGGTATCTGCCAACCCCATTTCAACTAAAATCAAACTCTCAGTAACACCAACTTTATCCCACGCATAATCATCAGCTGCAAAACTCCATCCATGAGTTTTTTTATTACATTATACAACAACCATTGCAATCTAGTTTTAGAACCGTTCCATTAACCCAAAAAGATCCCTCGTGCCTGTCTGCAATCACTCCCGACTCCCACTCTCAGCAACTACTGATACTTTGTCTCTTGAGATTTGCTTTctctagaaatttcatataaatggaatcaatacaatatgtagtttttttgtgtgtctggcttctttcacttagcagaatatTTCTTAGACTCATCTGTGAATGGATCAGTGGTTTGTCTCATCTTACAGCTTtgcacagtattccattgtatggctataccgtattttggttttttattcaCCAGTAGACTGAATATTTGGATTGTCtgcagtttttggctattatgaataatgctgctacgatCATACCACATATAAGAAGTTTCTGTAGCATATATGCTTTCATATCTCTCAGAGAGATTCCTAAGTTTCTAATCTCTTCAACAAACTCACTAACATACGGTATTACTAGCCTTATTGATGAAAGCCATTCTAATGGGCCTGATTCTGactttaatttgcacttccctgatgactaaggtttgagcatcttttcatgtgcttaatgaccattcatatatcttcttggGTGAaacatctattcaaatatttcatcCACTTAAAAATTATGTCTtcttatagattttaaaaatatatgtatgagggcttccctggtggcgcagtggttgagagtccacctgccaatgcaggggacacaggttcgtgccctggtccgggaagatcccatgtgccgcggagaggctgggcccgtgagccatggccgctgagcctgcgcgtccagagcctgtgctccacaacaggagagaccgcgacagtgagaggcccccataccgaaaaaaaaaattaaaaaaaaaaaaaaaaatatatatatatatatatatatatacacacacatatatatatgaatacaagtactttttttcttagtgatgtcttttgaagaacaaaaaaatcaatttttataaagtctaatttatccattttttaatggCTTGTGTTTTTGGTATCATACTTAAGACATCTTTACCAAACCCAAGGTTACAAAgattttctatgttttattttagaagtttcACCGTTTTAGCACTCATATTTAGATCTATGATTGACGTTGATCCATTTGTAAGGTATGAGGTAGCTAAGttcattttttgcatatggatgccCAACTGTTCCAGCACTATTTGCTTAAGTTTCCTTTTCCCTGTATTAagtttgctagggctaccatATGAGGTACCACAGACTGgaaggcttaaacaacagaaatttatttcctcacagttctagaagctagaagtccaagatcaaggtgtcagcagggttggttccttctgaaggccTCTCTTCCTTGGCTAGACAATGGCCATCTTATCTATGTGTCTTCtcatcttccctctgtatgtgtcctaatctcttcttataaggacaccagtcatattggattaggggtcacctatatgacctcattttaccttaattacctctttaaaggcactACCtccaatacagtcacattctgaggtactgggagttaggactgcaacaaatgaatttggggaaggggtggtggtggcacaattcagctcataacaCACTCAAACATGAACTCTTAAAGGTAGCATATTTATTCCTCCTCTGAGCACTGGGCTTCATCCTGGGCTTTAAGTGCAGGTTAGCTTGCAAGGCTGCTTTCACAGCATCTAGAGTCACTGCAGAAACTTTCCATCATTTAATTCAACTCCTTCAATTTACAGATGCAGAACATAATGACCTCCAAAAATGTTCTGTAGCACTTTACATGATTCAGACCTGTAGCTTCATGAACACTTACACTTTTTAATTGCCTAAAATTCAGCTCTTGCCAAAACCACATCTCACTGCTTCTCCAGTACTAGAAGACGCTGGCAGCCATCTTATCATTctacatattctttaaaataaaatcatctccCCAAAAGTAAagtcaaataatttcttttaagggAGAAAGGTCATCTCAAAAAAGCTTTTTACCATTTTGTGTTTCACCTCCAGATCTTTATATATTTCCCAAAGCTACAACTGGTATAAAACAACATGCTTTCTTTAATTATCATTTCTATTGTTCTAGATTATGTCATGTTTAATGGCTACAAACTATTCCATTGAGATAAGCCATAATTTAGATATTCACTTACCATTAGATATTTATATCAATTCTTTCTCTGATATTTAAGATGCTACAATTTGTTTTCATGTAAGTAAAGCTCTTTTCCTCTTAAACTTCTTCCTCTGTACAATTTTAATTATATGATTATTGTGTCAAAGGATATAAACATGCcagtatttgaaatattttgctcctttaaaatacttcaaaaatatcTAGAAAGGTAATTATATTACCTCTCATATCCCAAATTACTGaactaaaatttctatttaatcaACCTTCtagcatttttaaatgatctgactgaggcattttcttcctttgaaaattACCTTCTTGTTTTTATTCTGTACCATTCCCTCATTCAGAATGAAGATAGACCTATGATTTATTAAGTCCCAAACCTGAATATCTAAATTCCTAAATGTGGGGATTTATTCTAAAAGCTAACATGCAGATGGAGAAAACCACAAATCACTGGGTAAAAAAGGACATTCATGAGGACTGCCATACCCAGTTCAAAATGCTCAAACATAAAACTGAAATTACCTTAAGAGCTACAAGCAGAGTAACTGTTTCAACTGAATAATATCCTCTGTCAACATAATCTCCCATAAACAAGTAATTTGTATCTGGTGACTTGCCACCAATTCTAAACAGTTCCATGAGATCATGAAATTGCCCATGCACATCTCCACAGACAGTGACTGGACATCGAACTTCTTGCACGTTGGATTCTTTTGTCAGGATTTCTTTAGCCTAcagatagagaaaaataaaccaagacATTTCACATTAAACAACATTAACAAAGATATGTTTAATTACACATATGTTTAAGTTACCCTTAATATAGCTTTAAAGGGCAGACAGCATAAGATGAAATTGCAGACAATTACAATCCCATTAAAATAAGAGGGCAAGACATGCCTGGAACCTATCCACCAGCTCTCTCATTTCTGCTATCTAGAAGAAAAAACATGTATCAAGATACATAGTCCCATTCCTCTCATCAGTATCATGAGTTTTAGATCTATCAGTTGCCATCTAAGTGCTAAAGAGATCATTATTAGCAGCCATATAAGATCAATGAAAATGGAGCAAGACACTCAAGTACCTAGATCCTTAGCTTTAGAGTTCTAACTACAATGCACTCTAGGATTCCAGGCTATGAGGAGAGGTTTCTTagtcctacttaaaaaaaaagacttttggaAGACATGAAAATTTTGtctgtattttgggttttttaccCTCTTTATATCAAAACATAAACTTATTTTACAACTGTGACTATTCAATATACATGGTTTTTATGCTGCTTTCAGAAAACTGTTTGGCATCCTATGCATTCCCCCATGTAACCACAAATTCAAACATCACTTTTAAGAGCAACATAATATTCCACTCAGTAGAAACTCTTTTATTcatttcaacacacatttattgatcatttattGTATGCCAAAAACTGTGAAGAGAACTGGGAGATAATCACTCACTTGCTCAACTATGAGTGAtactttgtgccaggccctgtgctagccCCTGGAGGTATAGTGAACAAGATAAAGACAGATCATTCCCAcaccagggctggggagggcgtATAGGGGAACGACCACAAACAAGTAATCAAGTAACAAAGTACAGACTGTATTAAGTGCcatggaagaaagggagagagtaaCTGGTGGAGGCCACTTTTTAAGATATCACAACAAACAAGACAGCCCATAAATGCACACAGTGGAGCAGGAGGGGCAGACAATAAAAGATCATTACAAAAGAAAGGGCCAAGTGCTAAGACATGCTAGAGTAAGCAGCAGTGTTCTGGGCTCACAAAAACTGAGAGCTATGAAAACTGCCTGAGGTGCAAATAATGGGTGGGAAGGAGCTACAGAAACCAGAGGACATCAAACACCAGCAGATGCAATCATGTGTATAAAGTCCAAGGAGTTAAGCAGAAAAGGTTAACATGGCTAAAGCATAGCATGCAAGAGTAGAGAAGAGAGcagactggggtgggggcaggttaACAAACTACTCTGGTTTTTAGCACTGATAGTCCTGCATCCCAGGAAACGCCTCAGTTGTACCCAGGCAAATCATGATGACAGTTGGTCACCCAGTTAGGAAATGTAGGAGGAGAATGGAGCATGGATATGGACTGAAAACAAGTGAAATCAAAGTAGTATTAATACCAAGATCCACTGGCAGAAAATTTGATTAGTGAATTAAGGATTTCAGAGGTAGGGCTCTGGATATGGAGATCTGAGGTGGAGTAGACCTTAAAGGCCACCCACCAGTATTCAGGGACCAACCCACCGACAAGTCTTGCCTAGTCTCCTTCCAAAACATCTCAATCCATATGCTTCTATCTTTTTGCCAATATCCTGGTCCAAGACACCATCAACTAACCTGGATTACTGTGCTAGCCTCCACAAT
Proteins encoded in this region:
- the PPP2CA gene encoding serine/threonine-protein phosphatase 2A catalytic subunit alpha isoform isoform X2, giving the protein MELFRIGGKSPDTNYLFMGDYVDRGYYSVETVTLLVALKVRYRERITILRGNHESRQITQVYGFYDECLRKYGNANVWKYFTDLFDYLPLTALVDGQIFCLHGGLSPSIDTLDHIRALDRLQEVPHEGPMCDLLWSDPDDRGGWGISPRGAGYTFGQDISETFNHANGLTLVSRAHQLVMEGYNWCHDRNVVTIFSAPNYCYRCGNQAAIMELDDTLKYSFLQFDPAPRRGEPHVTRRTPDYFL
- the PPP2CA gene encoding serine/threonine-protein phosphatase 2A catalytic subunit alpha isoform isoform X1; translated protein: MDEKVFTKELDQWVEQLNECKQLSESQVKSLCEKAKEILTKESNVQEVRCPVTVCGDVHGQFHDLMELFRIGGKSPDTNYLFMGDYVDRGYYSVETVTLLVALKVRYRERITILRGNHESRQITQVYGFYDECLRKYGNANVWKYFTDLFDYLPLTALVDGQIFCLHGGLSPSIDTLDHIRALDRLQEVPHEGPMCDLLWSDPDDRGGWGISPRGAGYTFGQDISETFNHANGLTLVSRAHQLVMEGYNWCHDRNVVTIFSAPNYCYRCGNQAAIMELDDTLKYSFLQFDPAPRRGEPHVTRRTPDYFL